One region of Candidatus Poribacteria bacterium genomic DNA includes:
- a CDS encoding nucleotide pyrophosphohydrolase — MTIEAFQKQIEAIYYTRDAERGVPLTFTWFVEEVGELAKEIRKQPQDIERLREEFADVFAWLATLASLLGISLEDAAQIYAAGCPKCKDTPCDC; from the coding sequence ATGACAATTGAAGCGTTTCAGAAGCAAATTGAAGCTATCTATTACACGCGCGATGCTGAGCGCGGCGTACCACTAACCTTTACATGGTTCGTTGAAGAGGTCGGCGAATTGGCGAAGGAAATCCGCAAACAGCCGCAGGACATAGAACGGCTGCGAGAGGAATTCGCCGATGTTTTTGCATGGCTCGCCACGTTAGCGAGCCTGCTCGGTATTTCCTTAGAAGATGCCGCGCAAATCTACGCAGCGGGCTGCCCGAAATGCAAAGATACGCCCTGCGACTGTTAA
- a CDS encoding circularly permuted type 2 ATP-grasp protein — MTGFEEYNTDGFYDEMFAPDGSARPAAQMLAERIESFPEGELTRRQIAAEYALLRMGITFNVYADEQGVEKIFPFDLIPRIIDASEWEWIERGLKQRIQALNLFIDDVYHDQKILKDGIVPADVVLSSERYLQPCIGLDPPRGIWCHITGTDLVRDGDGQVYVLEDNLGCPSGVSYVVENRQLMKRTFPQLFGMSQIQPVEDYPSQLLNTLRYLVTDKILSPEVAVLTPGVYNSAYFEHSFLAQQMGVELVEGRDLVVMDGFVHARTTKGFERVDVIYRRINDDFLDPKAFKPESMLGVPGLMEVYKAGRVALVNAPGTCVADDKVVCAFVPEIIKYYLGEDIIVPNVPTYMCWKDSDQKYVLEHLDELVVKEANQSGGYGMLIGPHATKAEHEEFARRIKDNPRNYIAQPTLSLSRVPVLIDDHFEGRHVDLRPFILYGEEIYVLPGGLTRVALKKGSLVVNSSQGGGSKDTWVLSGPSGKGA; from the coding sequence ATGACAGGATTTGAGGAATACAACACTGATGGATTTTATGACGAGATGTTCGCGCCAGATGGGAGTGCCCGTCCTGCTGCCCAGATGTTGGCAGAGCGGATTGAGAGTTTTCCTGAAGGCGAACTCACGCGTCGCCAAATTGCCGCTGAATATGCGTTGCTCCGAATGGGCATCACGTTCAACGTCTACGCGGACGAGCAGGGTGTCGAAAAAATCTTTCCGTTCGATCTCATTCCACGAATTATTGATGCCAGTGAATGGGAATGGATAGAACGTGGACTCAAACAGCGCATCCAAGCGCTGAACCTATTCATTGACGACGTTTACCACGACCAAAAAATTCTTAAAGACGGTATCGTCCCGGCAGATGTGGTGCTTTCATCGGAAAGATACCTACAACCCTGCATCGGTTTAGACCCGCCGCGCGGGATCTGGTGCCATATCACTGGCACAGATTTAGTTCGCGATGGCGATGGACAAGTTTATGTATTGGAAGATAATCTCGGTTGTCCATCTGGTGTCTCTTATGTCGTGGAAAACCGGCAGTTAATGAAGCGCACCTTTCCGCAACTCTTTGGGATGTCGCAAATTCAACCGGTCGAAGATTATCCGAGTCAACTGCTGAATACGCTCCGGTACCTCGTAACCGACAAAATCTTATCTCCTGAAGTTGCGGTACTAACCCCTGGCGTTTATAACTCCGCATACTTTGAGCACTCCTTTCTGGCGCAGCAGATGGGGGTTGAATTGGTTGAGGGGCGCGATCTCGTCGTAATGGACGGGTTTGTGCACGCGCGAACGACGAAGGGTTTTGAGCGGGTTGATGTTATCTACCGCCGCATTAACGACGATTTCCTTGACCCGAAAGCGTTCAAACCGGAATCAATGCTCGGCGTTCCGGGATTGATGGAGGTTTACAAAGCCGGACGTGTCGCTTTGGTTAATGCCCCTGGCACCTGTGTCGCTGACGACAAAGTCGTCTGTGCTTTCGTCCCTGAGATCATCAAGTATTATCTCGGTGAAGACATTATCGTCCCAAACGTTCCGACCTATATGTGTTGGAAAGATAGCGATCAGAAATATGTGCTGGAGCATCTCGACGAACTCGTTGTGAAAGAAGCCAACCAGTCTGGCGGCTATGGAATGCTGATCGGTCCCCACGCAACTAAAGCAGAACACGAGGAGTTTGCCCGCCGAATCAAAGATAATCCGCGTAATTACATCGCGCAACCGACACTCTCGCTTTCACGTGTGCCGGTGCTTATTGACGATCATTTTGAGGGACGGCACGTTGATTTGCGTCCGTTTATCCTTTACGGTGAAGAGATTTACGTCCTCCCAGGTGGATTGACACGGGTCGCACTCAAAAAGGGTTCGCTTGTCGTCAACTCGTCACAGGGTGGGGGTAGCAAGGATACGTGGGTCTTATCGGGGCCGTCAGGAAAAGGCGCGTAG
- a CDS encoding circularly permuted type 2 ATP-grasp protein: protein MQRADVKDWTVIGDSYNTIESSRGRTGNVPGKQIDEMLGADRQINPHWHAFMQALDTLGLAEMESRDKEVQRLLRENGVTYVLHGEQQGHRPWELDPIPLIISKIDWETISDGLTQRAELLNLILADLYGERTLIKDGLIPPEVIYAHAGFLRACVGLVPFGFPFLLSYAADLARGPDGEMWILGDRAQAPSGAGYALENRTALARALPNLFGEVGVHRLSFFFRALQNSVVDLQHQLETASRIAPHQTDNPQVVVLTPGPLNETYFEHAYLANYLGYTLVQGDDLTVWDGRVWLKSLDGLRPVDIILRRVDDVFCDPLELRQDSRLGVAGLLEAIRQGNVVVINPPGSGVLENPGLMPFLPNIAKRLLGEDLRLPSVATWWCGQPKQRDYVLANLKKLVVKPIHRQPGGRPLFGSELDSSQLDALRARINAKPHLYVGQEHVHFSTTPSLIEGKLEPRRAILRSFLFAERDGYTVMPGGLTRCAGEKGELTISIQDGGVSKDTWVLASEPEPHVSLWQRRITEVMGPASTSPAGLSSRAAENLFWVGRYAERAEGQARLLRIMLNKVKMGRMGLETSHLAQGLPSALFTETFGDDEREVSELAYLHSMLRSLTGLTSSHPGFVRKDEQSLEDELLSIMLDVENTGSLVSTLQALLTAAYAVRDRWSTDTWRVMNGIEDLCAALEKSVPGDGDASPQILTDLVLQEAELASLDQLMIFLSALSGLNAENMTQTIGWISLDMGRRIERALLLMVLCRSSLVAVQDDWVEYMLLESVLAAAESLITYRSRYRTTLHFPTVLELLLLDENNPRSLLYQLKRLEEQIRILPREKLGYRLSEEEQLILEALTQLQLSNTIDLAERSEHTTQRKGLEKLLVRLAQILVDISDVLTQTYFSHVQRPQQLITTDNL from the coding sequence ATGCAACGCGCAGATGTAAAAGATTGGACGGTAATCGGTGATAGTTATAACACCATCGAATCGTCCCGTGGACGTACAGGCAATGTTCCCGGTAAGCAGATCGATGAGATGTTGGGTGCGGATAGACAAATAAATCCGCACTGGCACGCCTTCATGCAGGCACTCGACACGTTAGGACTCGCGGAGATGGAATCTCGCGACAAAGAGGTGCAACGTCTGCTTCGAGAGAACGGTGTCACCTACGTCTTACACGGGGAACAGCAGGGACATCGCCCGTGGGAATTAGATCCCATTCCACTAATTATCTCAAAAATAGATTGGGAAACGATCTCTGACGGACTTACACAACGAGCGGAGCTGCTAAACCTAATTTTGGCGGATCTCTATGGTGAGCGAACCTTAATCAAAGATGGGTTGATACCACCAGAAGTGATTTATGCGCATGCTGGATTTTTGCGAGCGTGTGTCGGGCTTGTTCCGTTTGGATTCCCTTTCCTCTTGAGTTATGCCGCCGATTTGGCGCGCGGACCGGACGGCGAAATGTGGATACTCGGTGATCGGGCACAGGCACCATCAGGTGCAGGCTACGCGCTCGAAAATCGCACCGCCCTCGCGCGCGCACTACCGAACCTCTTTGGTGAAGTCGGCGTTCATCGACTCTCTTTTTTCTTCCGCGCACTACAAAACAGCGTCGTGGACCTACAACACCAACTTGAAACTGCTTCCCGTATTGCGCCGCATCAAACAGACAACCCACAGGTCGTTGTACTGACCCCTGGTCCCCTCAACGAAACTTATTTTGAACACGCGTATCTCGCAAACTACCTCGGTTACACCTTAGTCCAAGGTGATGACTTGACGGTGTGGGATGGGCGCGTTTGGTTGAAGTCGCTTGATGGCTTGCGCCCTGTCGATATTATTTTGCGCCGAGTGGATGATGTTTTTTGTGATCCGTTGGAACTCCGACAGGATTCAAGACTTGGGGTCGCAGGTTTGCTGGAAGCGATTCGACAGGGAAACGTGGTTGTGATAAATCCGCCGGGCAGCGGTGTTTTAGAAAATCCGGGCTTGATGCCGTTCCTGCCGAACATCGCAAAACGGTTGTTGGGTGAAGACCTACGTCTCCCCTCTGTCGCAACATGGTGGTGTGGGCAACCGAAGCAGCGCGACTATGTGTTGGCAAACCTTAAAAAGTTAGTCGTCAAACCTATTCACCGTCAACCGGGCGGACGACCCCTGTTTGGAAGTGAACTCGATAGTAGTCAACTTGATGCACTTCGCGCTCGGATTAATGCCAAACCGCATCTCTATGTCGGGCAGGAGCATGTTCACTTCTCCACAACACCCTCGCTGATTGAAGGGAAACTTGAACCCCGCCGTGCGATTCTTCGTAGTTTTTTGTTCGCAGAGAGAGATGGCTACACCGTGATGCCAGGTGGGCTTACCCGTTGTGCAGGCGAGAAGGGTGAACTGACAATCTCAATCCAAGATGGTGGAGTTAGTAAAGACACCTGGGTACTTGCCTCTGAACCTGAACCGCATGTCAGTTTATGGCAGCGACGTATCACCGAGGTGATGGGTCCTGCTTCTACGAGTCCGGCTGGATTGTCGAGTCGTGCAGCTGAGAATCTGTTCTGGGTAGGTCGCTATGCGGAACGGGCAGAGGGACAAGCGCGGCTCCTGCGGATTATGTTGAATAAGGTCAAGATGGGTAGGATGGGCTTGGAGACTTCCCACTTAGCACAAGGACTACCTTCCGCGCTCTTTACGGAGACCTTCGGTGACGATGAAAGGGAAGTATCGGAACTCGCGTATCTCCACAGCATGCTCCGCTCCCTGACCGGTTTAACTTCATCGCACCCGGGTTTCGTCAGAAAAGACGAACAGTCGTTAGAAGATGAGCTTCTTTCCATCATGCTGGACGTGGAAAACACCGGCAGCTTGGTGTCTACGCTTCAGGCACTTCTCACCGCGGCTTACGCAGTCAGAGACCGCTGGTCTACCGACACATGGCGTGTGATGAACGGCATTGAAGATCTATGTGCTGCCCTTGAAAAAAGCGTTCCCGGAGATGGAGATGCAAGTCCACAGATATTGACGGACCTCGTGCTGCAAGAAGCGGAATTAGCCTCACTGGATCAACTCATGATCTTTCTTTCAGCACTGAGTGGGCTTAATGCCGAAAACATGACGCAAACGATCGGTTGGATTAGTTTGGATATGGGACGGCGTATTGAACGCGCACTGCTTCTCATGGTGCTTTGCCGTTCGAGTCTTGTCGCCGTTCAGGACGACTGGGTTGAATATATGTTACTTGAATCTGTCCTTGCTGCCGCCGAGAGCCTGATCACTTACCGCAGCCGCTATCGTACAACACTCCACTTTCCAACTGTCTTAGAGTTGCTACTTCTTGACGAGAACAACCCGCGCTCGCTCTTATATCAGTTGAAACGGCTTGAGGAACAGATACGTATCCTCCCAAGGGAAAAACTCGGTTACCGGCTTAGCGAGGAGGAACAACTCATTCTGGAGGCTTTAACGCAGTTGCAGCTTTCTAATACAATTGACCTCGCCGAGCGTTCGGAGCACACAACACAACGTAAGGGGTTAGAAAAACTCCTTGTCCGCCTTGCACAGATACTGGTTGACATTTCCGATGTCCTCACGCAGACCTATTTTAGCCACGTCCAAAGACCGCAGCAGTTGATTACAACCGATAACCTTTAG
- a CDS encoding transglutaminase family protein — protein sequence MSIRVGINHKSLYRYDRLVGLSPHIFRLRPAVHCRTPIEAYSLKIEPEEHFINWQQDPFGNYQARVVFLQPTYALSVEVDLIADMTVINPFDFFLEASAEHYPFFYEAQLKQELTPFLEVKENGPLLTAWLADIPRTKKKFNDFLVDINRSLREHIKYTIRMEPGVQSCEETLGKQIGSCRDTGWLLVQILRHLGLAARFVSGYLVQLVADQKPVTGPAGPPQDFTDLHAWCEVYAPGAGWIGLDPTSGLLAGEGHIPLACVPDPVSAAPVTGYTDPCQTEFTYSNTVQRIYEDPRVTKPYTETQWADINALGQQVDEDIIQNDIRLTMGGEPTFVSVDDTEGAEWDTEADSPRKRELGAGLLQRLRDSFGPSGALYYGQGKWYPGEPLPRWKFGCFWRKDGVPVWRNDKLLAEPHKDYGFGSRDAERFTHRLAECLKLSPDQIVPAYEDALFFLWTEDRLPVNINPLEFDFKEASERHRLAQLLQTETLGEPVGYALPLRWDLVDDTWESCVWNFRGGQMFLTPGDSPIGLRLPLESIQWVPPKQREMVYERDPLEPREESLDTDSEDRLPTENREAEAIFHTALCIEPREGRLHIFIPPLTHLEHYLRLLEAIEATAEALGMPVILEGYEVPYDSRIESLNVTPDPGVIEVNIHPAKNWDEVVHNTTTLYAQARLAGLSAEKFMLDGRHTGTGGGNHIVIGGAAPADSPFLRKPHLLRSLITYWQHHPALSYLFSGTFIGPTSQAPRVDEGRDEQLYELEVAFEQMPDEMGDEEDVPPWLVDRLLRHLMVDLTGNTHRAEFCIDKLYSPNAASRRLGLLELRAFEMPPHAQMSVVQMLLVRALIAKFWKTPYKGKLVRWGTELHDRFMLHHYVHADIQEVITELQAAGYSFEMAWLEPFFEFRFPKLGTTNIQDIELELRMAIEPWHVLGEEVTRTGTSRFVDSSVERLQVKVSGLTDSRYIVTCNGRRLILHNTGTHGEYVGGVRYRAWQPPSALHPTIGVHSPLVFDIIDTWNGRAIGGCTYHVSHPGGRHYDTFPVNAYEAEARRVSRFGADGHTPGVIQPRPSAPAAGHFLAEGNPPGPIDVPPEETNAEYPYTLDLRRIL from the coding sequence ATGTCAATTCGTGTAGGAATCAACCACAAATCTCTATATCGCTATGACCGGCTCGTCGGCTTATCGCCACATATTTTTCGGTTGAGACCCGCGGTCCACTGTCGCACACCGATTGAGGCGTATTCGCTCAAAATTGAACCCGAAGAACACTTCATTAATTGGCAGCAAGATCCGTTTGGCAATTATCAAGCCCGTGTCGTTTTTCTACAACCCACATACGCCTTGTCGGTTGAGGTCGATCTTATTGCGGATATGACCGTCATCAATCCCTTCGATTTTTTCCTTGAAGCGAGTGCTGAACATTACCCATTTTTCTATGAGGCGCAGCTCAAACAAGAACTCACACCGTTCCTTGAAGTCAAAGAAAACGGACCCTTGTTGACAGCGTGGTTGGCAGATATTCCTCGGACGAAGAAGAAATTCAATGACTTCCTTGTTGACATCAACAGATCTTTGCGGGAACATATAAAATACACGATTCGGATGGAACCAGGGGTCCAGTCCTGCGAAGAGACTTTAGGAAAGCAAATCGGTTCATGCCGGGACACAGGGTGGCTGCTTGTCCAGATTTTGCGACATCTCGGTTTGGCTGCCCGTTTTGTTTCTGGTTACCTTGTACAACTTGTCGCTGATCAAAAACCTGTGACAGGTCCCGCCGGTCCTCCGCAGGACTTCACCGATTTGCACGCTTGGTGCGAGGTTTACGCACCCGGAGCAGGGTGGATAGGATTAGATCCGACATCCGGCTTACTTGCAGGAGAAGGACATATTCCATTGGCGTGTGTGCCAGACCCGGTGAGTGCCGCGCCTGTCACTGGCTACACAGATCCATGCCAAACAGAATTTACCTATAGCAACACTGTCCAACGTATCTACGAAGACCCGCGCGTGACGAAACCCTACACGGAAACACAGTGGGCTGATATTAATGCGCTCGGTCAACAGGTTGATGAGGATATAATTCAGAATGATATCCGATTGACAATGGGCGGTGAACCTACTTTCGTGTCAGTGGATGACACAGAGGGTGCGGAATGGGATACGGAAGCGGATAGCCCGAGGAAAAGAGAATTAGGTGCCGGACTCTTACAACGTTTACGCGATAGTTTCGGACCCAGCGGTGCACTCTACTACGGACAAGGGAAATGGTATCCGGGTGAACCTTTACCGCGATGGAAATTCGGGTGTTTTTGGCGCAAGGACGGGGTGCCCGTGTGGCGGAACGATAAACTTCTCGCTGAACCTCACAAGGATTATGGCTTCGGTTCCCGAGACGCAGAGCGATTTACACATCGCCTCGCCGAATGCTTGAAACTCTCACCAGACCAGATAGTTCCAGCTTATGAAGATGCACTCTTTTTCCTTTGGACAGAAGACAGGCTTCCGGTTAACATTAATCCGCTTGAATTTGACTTCAAGGAGGCTTCCGAACGACATCGTCTCGCGCAACTTCTGCAAACAGAGACACTCGGTGAACCCGTTGGCTACGCCCTACCGTTACGCTGGGATCTTGTGGACGATACTTGGGAGAGTTGTGTATGGAATTTCCGGGGTGGACAGATGTTCTTAACGCCCGGTGATTCACCCATCGGGTTGCGTCTGCCACTGGAGTCTATACAATGGGTGCCACCGAAACAGCGGGAGATGGTTTATGAGCGCGACCCGCTTGAACCGCGTGAGGAGAGTTTAGATACAGATAGTGAAGACAGACTCCCAACAGAGAACAGAGAGGCGGAAGCAATTTTTCACACTGCCTTATGTATTGAACCGCGCGAGGGACGATTGCACATTTTTATTCCACCCTTGACGCACTTAGAGCACTATCTGCGACTCCTTGAAGCAATTGAAGCGACCGCTGAAGCCTTGGGTATGCCGGTAATTCTTGAAGGATATGAGGTCCCATACGATTCCCGAATTGAATCTCTGAATGTGACACCCGACCCAGGGGTCATTGAGGTAAACATTCATCCAGCGAAAAATTGGGATGAGGTGGTACATAACACCACAACGCTCTATGCACAAGCAAGGTTAGCTGGACTTAGTGCTGAAAAATTCATGTTGGATGGTCGGCATACTGGCACGGGAGGCGGCAATCATATTGTGATTGGTGGAGCCGCCCCGGCGGATAGCCCGTTTTTGCGAAAGCCTCACTTACTGCGAAGCCTTATCACCTATTGGCAGCATCATCCCGCTTTGTCTTATCTCTTTTCCGGTACATTCATCGGACCGACGAGTCAAGCTCCTCGCGTGGATGAGGGGCGCGATGAACAACTCTATGAACTTGAGGTCGCTTTTGAGCAGATGCCTGATGAAATGGGTGATGAGGAAGATGTTCCACCTTGGCTGGTAGACCGGCTGCTGAGACACCTCATGGTAGATCTCACCGGTAATACGCATCGTGCGGAGTTCTGTATTGATAAACTTTATTCACCCAATGCAGCGAGTAGAAGACTCGGATTGCTTGAACTACGGGCTTTTGAGATGCCGCCGCACGCCCAGATGAGTGTCGTGCAGATGCTGTTGGTGCGCGCATTAATCGCCAAATTCTGGAAGACACCCTACAAAGGCAAACTGGTACGCTGGGGGACAGAATTACACGATCGCTTCATGCTCCACCACTACGTCCACGCCGATATACAGGAGGTCATTACTGAACTCCAAGCAGCAGGCTATTCGTTTGAAATGGCGTGGCTTGAACCGTTTTTTGAATTCCGTTTTCCGAAGTTGGGCACTACAAATATACAAGATATTGAATTGGAACTAAGGATGGCAATTGAACCGTGGCATGTACTCGGTGAGGAGGTAACCCGGACGGGGACCTCGCGTTTCGTTGATTCTTCTGTTGAGCGGCTCCAAGTGAAGGTCAGTGGATTGACAGATTCCCGCTACATCGTCACATGCAATGGACGACGCTTGATACTTCACAACACTGGCACACATGGAGAATATGTCGGTGGGGTGCGCTATCGTGCGTGGCAACCGCCATCAGCGTTGCATCCTACAATCGGTGTCCACTCACCGCTCGTGTTTGACATCATCGACACATGGAACGGGCGCGCAATTGGTGGCTGTACCTATCACGTTTCCCATCCGGGTGGGCGACACTATGACACCTTCCCAGTCAACGCCTACGAGGCGGAAGCCCGACGTGTAAGTCGGTTCGGGGCTGATGGACATACACCAGGCGTTATTCAACCGCGCCCGTCAGCACCTGCAGCTGGACATTTTCTGGCTGAGGGGAATCCGCCTGGTCCGATAGATGTCCCACCAGAAGAGACAAATGCTGAATATCCTTACACTTTAGATCTCCGCCGAATTCTTTAG
- a CDS encoding transglutaminase family protein yields MNYKIVHKTEYSYTHPVNLCYNEARLSPRSFAHQDCSESQFVVDPEPKECRERQDFFGNTVYYFTIQQPHNQLTVRVTSRVNVKDREMQLNFAKHLTWEEVRQQLQTDQNSGILEMRQYVLDSPMVPMMPELHAYAEKSFTKRKPLLEAVNDLTTRLYTDFTYDPGFTTIATPLADVIEHRRGVCQDFAHLGIGCLRALGLAARYVSGYIETVPPPDQEPLAGADASHAWFSVYLPQLGWVDFDPTNNQIPADQHITIAWGRDYADVTPLKGVVFGSGTHELSVSVDCKRENF; encoded by the coding sequence ATGAATTACAAGATCGTCCATAAAACTGAATACAGCTATACCCATCCCGTGAACCTCTGCTATAACGAGGCGCGTTTGAGTCCCCGGAGTTTTGCTCATCAGGATTGTAGCGAGAGTCAGTTCGTTGTGGACCCCGAACCTAAAGAGTGCCGAGAACGTCAGGATTTCTTTGGAAACACCGTTTACTATTTCACAATCCAGCAGCCTCATAATCAACTCACCGTTAGGGTTACGAGTCGTGTGAACGTCAAAGACAGAGAGATGCAACTGAATTTCGCCAAGCACCTCACTTGGGAGGAGGTGCGACAGCAGTTGCAAACGGATCAGAATTCGGGAATTCTGGAGATGCGGCAATATGTTCTTGACTCTCCAATGGTTCCGATGATGCCCGAACTCCACGCTTATGCTGAAAAGTCGTTTACCAAAAGAAAACCGCTGCTCGAAGCTGTTAACGATTTGACCACTCGTCTCTACACCGATTTTACCTACGATCCGGGCTTCACGACAATCGCAACACCGTTGGCTGATGTCATAGAGCATCGTCGGGGTGTTTGTCAAGATTTTGCGCACCTCGGTATCGGGTGTCTACGTGCGTTGGGGCTTGCTGCGCGTTACGTCAGCGGCTATATTGAGACTGTCCCGCCACCGGATCAGGAGCCGTTAGCGGGTGCCGATGCCTCCCATGCGTGGTTTTCTGTTTATCTCCCGCAGCTTGGCTGGGTAGATTTCGATCCGACAAATAACCAGATACCAGCAGATCAGCACATCACAATCGCATGGGGAAGAGACTATGCGGACGTAACGCCGCTGAAGGGTGTTGTCTTTGGGAGTGGCACACATGAATTATCTGTCTCGGTGGATTGTAAACGGGAAAATTTTTAA
- a CDS encoding glucuronate isomerase, with product MNMNQTQTLATTEQLKTAVFDAVDTQNITDIHTHLFSPPFGDLLLWGIDELLTYHYLIAEVFRKSDISYQQFWAMTKTEQADLIWQTLFIENSPVSEACRGVVTALNELGLDVGSRNLQDYRDYFADTTVEAFIDTVFERAKVSKVVMTNDPFDSAEAPVWQSGDTGDTRFEAALRMDVLINTYQEVGYDHLLGLGYDVDPDLSTEKTYKEVRRFLETWIQRMNPKYMAVSLPPDFQYPEDGVLGRLFDNCILPISREFNVPFALMIGVKRAVNPQLQMAGDGSGKADLTSLETLLRENPDNKFLVTLLSRENQHELCVIGRKFKNLMIFGCWWFMNNPSVIEEITRERIELLGLSVIPQHSDARILDQLVYKWKHSRQIIADVLVEKYQTLLDVGWAPTSAEIERDVNNLFGGNFDRFLNGN from the coding sequence ATGAACATGAATCAAACACAGACACTTGCTACCACAGAACAGTTGAAAACCGCTGTTTTTGACGCTGTTGACACGCAAAACATCACAGATATTCACACACACCTCTTTAGTCCGCCCTTCGGTGACTTGTTGTTATGGGGTATAGATGAATTGCTTACCTATCACTACCTTATCGCTGAAGTCTTCCGCAAATCGGATATCTCATATCAGCAGTTCTGGGCGATGACAAAGACGGAACAAGCAGATCTCATCTGGCAGACGCTTTTTATTGAGAACTCACCGGTGAGTGAGGCGTGCCGAGGGGTTGTGACGGCTTTAAATGAATTGGGGTTAGATGTCGGTTCTCGCAATCTACAGGACTACCGCGACTACTTTGCGGATACCACCGTTGAGGCATTTATTGACACTGTTTTTGAACGCGCAAAAGTCTCTAAAGTGGTGATGACGAACGATCCTTTTGATTCGGCAGAAGCACCGGTCTGGCAATCTGGTGACACGGGTGACACGCGCTTTGAAGCGGCACTTCGGATGGATGTCCTCATCAACACTTACCAAGAAGTCGGTTATGATCACCTTCTCGGTCTCGGCTATGATGTTGATCCTGATCTATCAACAGAGAAGACTTACAAGGAAGTCCGCAGATTTTTGGAAACATGGATTCAACGAATGAACCCGAAATATATGGCGGTCTCCCTCCCACCGGATTTCCAATACCCTGAGGATGGTGTCCTTGGAAGGCTCTTTGACAACTGCATACTACCGATTTCGCGTGAATTTAACGTTCCGTTCGCGCTGATGATTGGCGTGAAACGCGCCGTTAACCCACAACTTCAGATGGCAGGTGACGGAAGTGGGAAAGCGGATCTGACGAGTCTGGAAACGCTACTCCGTGAAAATCCTGACAATAAGTTTCTCGTTACCCTGCTGTCTCGCGAGAACCAGCATGAATTGTGTGTGATTGGGCGGAAATTCAAGAATTTGATGATATTCGGATGTTGGTGGTTTATGAACAATCCGAGCGTCATTGAGGAGATTACACGAGAACGGATTGAACTGCTCGGTTTGAGTGTTATCCCACAGCATTCCGATGCACGAATTTTGGATCAGCTTGTCTATAAGTGGAAACACTCGCGTCAGATTATCGCGGACGTTTTGGTAGAGAAATATCAAACGCTTCTCGATGTCGGGTGGGCACCGACTTCGGCAGAGATTGAGCGGGATGTCAACAACCTGTTCGGCGGTAACTTCGATCGGTTTTTGAATGGAAATTAA
- a CDS encoding alpha-E domain-containing protein — MLSRVAESIYWMSRYIERAENVARFVDVNLRLILDAPVGMQAQWEPLVATTGDDEVFAERYGEASREAVIRFLAFDTENPNSIVSCLRAGRENARSIRENISSEMWEQLNDAYLLVANTSEQWAMAEPHEFFTEIKLASHLFMGLTDNIMSHSEGWHFCQLGRLIERADKTSRIVDVKYFILLPSIWDVDTPFDDIQWGALLHSASGFEMYRRTYGLISPDDVVAFLLLDREFPRSVLYCLSKAEESLHAISGTPLETFSNPAEQRLGQLRSEFAYAQVKQVLTSGLHEFLDAFQTKLNLVGDDIYKTFFALRPVNGEPAAEQEQSQL; from the coding sequence ATGCTGAGTCGCGTTGCTGAATCAATTTATTGGATGAGTCGCTACATTGAACGTGCCGAGAATGTCGCCCGTTTTGTCGATGTCAACCTGCGTTTAATCCTTGATGCACCCGTCGGTATGCAGGCACAGTGGGAGCCTCTTGTTGCGACCACAGGCGATGATGAAGTGTTTGCTGAGCGTTACGGAGAGGCATCACGTGAAGCCGTCATCCGATTTTTAGCGTTTGACACTGAAAATCCAAATTCAATTGTCTCTTGCTTGCGGGCTGGTCGAGAAAACGCGCGGTCGATACGCGAAAATATATCGTCAGAGATGTGGGAGCAGCTGAACGATGCCTACTTACTGGTAGCAAACACTTCCGAACAGTGGGCGATGGCAGAACCGCATGAATTCTTTACAGAGATCAAACTCGCATCACACCTCTTCATGGGACTCACAGATAATATCATGTCCCATAGCGAAGGGTGGCACTTCTGTCAGTTGGGACGTTTGATTGAACGCGCGGACAAAACCTCGAGAATCGTTGATGTTAAATATTTTATTCTCCTTCCGTCTATCTGGGATGTGGACACACCTTTTGACGACATTCAATGGGGGGCACTTTTACACTCTGCCAGCGGTTTTGAAATGTATCGACGTACCTATGGACTCATCTCTCCGGACGATGTCGTCGCTTTTTTGCTGTTAGATCGTGAATTTCCACGGTCGGTTCTCTACTGTCTCTCCAAGGCGGAGGAGTCACTGCACGCGATATCCGGTACCCCGTTGGAAACCTTCTCCAATCCAGCAGAGCAGCGTTTGGGGCAGCTCCGTTCCGAATTTGCGTATGCCCAAGTCAAACAGGTACTCACGTCGGGTTTGCATGAATTCCTTGATGCTTTCCAAACCAAGCTGAACTTAGTCGGTGATGATATTTACAAGACATTTTTTGCCTTGCGACCTGTCAATGGAGAACCCGCTGCGGAACAGGAACAGTCTCAGTTGTGA